Within the Paenibacillus sp. AN1007 genome, the region TATATCCTCTTCCAACTTATGAAATTCGCCTCTCTATCAAAAACAGCTGCAAAACCAGCTAATTCTATGTTAATCTTTAATATATCATTACGCACGTGAAAAATTCATGTTTCTTCTGATATTTAAGAACAAGAGTTCTTATTCATGGTATAATAGATTGTATGTAAGGAGGTCCTATTCATGGAGTTTAAAAAGGGCGAATTGTTTAACGGACCTGGTGGATTTGCGCTTGGCGCCGCGATGGCTAAGGTGACAGCCAATGGGACTGAATACAGCGTAAAACATAAATGGTCCAATGACTACAAAGAAGATACTTGCAACACCTATCGGCATAATATATGCCCGAATCAACCAGAAACTGTACATCATGGAGATGTTCGTGAACTGGACCTGACGCAGCTTGGAGAGATTGATTGTTTCATATATGGATTCCCGTGTAACGATTTTTCGCTAGTTGGAGAGAAAAAAGGAATAGACGGTACCTTCGGCCCTCTATACACTTACGGTATTAAAGTCCTAAACCATTATCGACCGAAGTGGTTCATTGCAGAGAACGTTGGCGGATTACAAAGTGCGAACGACGGACAGGCCTTTATTCAAATTCTCAAAGAGATGAGAGATGCCGGCTATCGTCTAACTCCACACTTATACAATTTTGCTGACTACGGTGTCCCGCAGGCCAGACAGAGAATTATCATTATTGGCTTTAGAGATGACTTGAATATGGAGTATCATGTCCCAGCCCCAACTCATGGACCGGGAAGAGCGCTGCCCTATCGTACAGCTTCAGATGCTCTGCTTGATCCTCCAATATCATCAGACGCTTACAATCACGAATTCACCCGCCATACACAGAAGGTCATTGATATGCTCAACCATATCCCTCCTGGCGAGAACGCGTGGTACCAGGGAATCCCTGAATCTTTGCAGCTGAATGTGAAGGGTGCCCGCATGAGTCAAATCTACAGACGTCTCCATCCAGATTCACCCTCCTATACTGTTACAGGAAGCGGAGGCGGTGGAACCCATATGTATCATTGGTCTGAACCCCGCGCTTTAAGCAACAGAGAACGGGCCAGAATTCAAACGTTTCCTGATGATTTCATTTTCACAGGTGGCAAAGAAAGCGTCAGAATGCAGGTCGGCATGGCCGTACCACCATTAGGTGCGAAAGTCATCGTAGAATCCGTTCTCAAAACGTACGCTGGTGTGTCATACGAATCCGTGAAGCCCAAATGGGACATTGATCAGCTGCTCAGCCAGACTACACTTAAGGAACTTGTTATTGTATGAAATGAATACTATTACCTCCCTCCGATTCCTATGGGAGGTAATATTTTTATTTATGCTGGAATGCACATAACGAATAGCACAATGAAATAGGATTGGAGATCATCATAGACATGAGATTACTATGTTCAGATATTTTGCCGCTCCGTATAGAAGATCCTCAGAAAGCATTTATCGATTATTTTAATGAAGCAGCTTCATCATGTGACCACTTGGAAATTGCCGTTGGTTATGTATCAAAGGCCTCACTTAAAGAGCTGGGCAGGATTGTTGAGGAATATCGTATCAAAAAAGTTTGTTTAACCATCGGAATGTATTTCTTAGAGGGAATGCCAGAAGGTACATATCATACAGCTGTATCCCTTCACGAGGCATGGCAGAACTCTGATATCGACGGTGAAGTGCGAATTGTAAGAGCCTTTAGTTATCATGGTAAACTTTATACTTTTTACAAAGAAGGCCAGCCCATAGCGGGAATCATCGGTTCTCAAAACTTAGGCGCTATTAAACTGGAAGCATCCAACTTACGTCAATACGAGGTCGCGGCAGTGACTGAGGTTCCCGAAGAAATAGAGGAATTAACAGGTATTATTAGCAAACTAAAACGACCAAACTGCTCCGTTCCAATTCAGGATGTACATATAAAGCTCCTTCGTGAAGTAAATCGTGAATTAGTAGATCAAGAATTTGTTACAAGGGTTTCCTCGGATGAGGTTACTGCATATCAGAATCAAAAGACTGACATTTCGTTCGAGATTCCTTTAAAGGTGCCTTCCAACCATGATGATCCCCAAATGCGGGGTTCTAACATCAACGTGTGTTATGCAAGAGGACGTAAACGTGTATGGTGGGAAGTTGAGATTGTAGTTGGCAAAGAAATTAGAGACTTACCGGGATATCCAGAGTATCAAGTACCGTTTATGGTCGTAACAGATGACGGTTGGAAATTTCAAGTATGGACCTGTGGACAGAATAATAAAAACCTCTACTCCAAAGACGATCTGAAGATTATGGGACGCTGGATTAAAGGCCGTCTTGCGGCTGCAGGATTGATCGAATCCATAAACCAGGTAGAAGCAGATACGTTATTCGAGGGTCTGATTACCGAAGAAACACTTGAAAAGTATGGGAGAAAGAGCCTTACACTGACCAAAACAGCATTAACAACAACGATTGACAACGGTACAGAAATTGATGTTTGGCTGCTCTCCTTTTTACCGCATACCAATGACGATAGGGAGCTGCTGCTATGAGCTATTTAGAATCTTATCTCCAAACCATTATAGAGCGGGGAAATGTGCAGCTGGCTGAATCTATCCAAAAAACGGTCAATGACGTTGTTCCTGCATATTTAGAGAACTTTTCGTTCTGTGACCATGAAGTAGGATTACTTTTTGGAAATGTTCAGTCCGGCAAGACCGGCCAAATGTTTGGACTTGTTGCAGCGGCTTCAGATTTAGGATTTCCGGTATTTATTATTTTAACAACTGACAATGTTCTTCTTCAGCAGCAAACGATTCATCGAGTCAGGACTGACCTGCAGCAGTTCTGTATTTGTGACGAATACGATTCCGAGACATTTAACAGAAATTCGCTCATGAAACCTACCATTATTGTTTTGAAGAAAAATGTGAATACCCTAAGGCAGTGGTCCAATATATTAGCTTCCACCGGCTTTATGAAGGGCAATGCATTGTTTATCATTGATGACGAGGCCGATGCTGCCTCATTAAACACGCTTGTGAACAAAAGCCGGAAGTCTTCCATTAATAAATATCTGGATGAAATCAAATCAAGAGCGGCATGCAGCATATATCTCCAAGTAACCGGAACACCGCAAGCGATTCTACTGCAAACGATGGCATCGGGCTGGCACCCCTATTTTACATACTATTTCCGCCCTGGACGTGGTTATCTTGGGGGCGATTTTTTCTTTCCTCAATACGAGGAGCCAAGATCTGTCGTATTCACTGACACAAGTGAAAATCCATTAAAAGCTGCTGTAATTTCCCACCTAATGGCTTCCAGTCAGATTTTAATCTCAGGTGGCAAGGTCTGCAACTTTTTGATTCATCCAAGTGTTCGTCAGGCAGTCCATACCCAATTTCAGAATGAAGTCTATCGGGAGCTTCAGTTTTGTACGGAGAATATTGATGATCCTGCTTTCATACTCGCGTTAAGACAAGAGTTTGACCGAGCACAGCCCGAAAAATACGAGCGCAAATCGTTTGAAAATGTCTATGCTAACATCAAACGTTTGTTGATCAACCATCAGGTAAATGTGCTTGTAATGAATGGTTCCTCAACCGTTACCAGTGAACAGTATGAGAGTGGTTCGAATATTATCATTGGTGGCAATACCTTGGGAAGGGGAGTTACTTTCCCCGGGCTGCATACGATTTTCTACACGCGTACTGCTAAAAAACCACAAGCTGATACGATGTGGCAGCACAGCCGCATGTTTGGATATGATCGAGATCAAGGCCTTATGCGAGTTTTTATCGGTCAGGAACTCTATAAATTATTTTCGGACATCAACGCGACCAATAACTCCATCATCTCTCAGGTAGAACGAGGCTTGAAGCATATCAAAATGTTTTATCCAGAGGGACTGAATCCGACAAGAAAAAATGTGCTGGATCATAAAAAGGTGAGCATGATATCAGGCGGTACAAATTATTATCCATTTACACCAGATAACAATACCATTGAAGATCTGAACCAGCTGCTGCAGCGGTTTGATGATACAGAAGACTATTATCAGGTAAGCTTGCGGCTGATGATTGAAATTCTCATCCATATGACGTCCGAATCTGATTTTCGAATCCATGCTTTTGTCAGCATTATTAATTCAATGTTAGCGGATAATCCTACTTCCCAGGGCATACTTCTTGTTCGCAGAAATAGGAACGTAGCCAAAGGCACAGGTGCCATGCTCTCGTCTAATGATTGGCAGCTGGGTGCATCCGTTCAGGATAAGGTTGTACTGACGGTTTACCAGATGACAGGCGAAAAGGGCTGGAACGGACGAAAACTATGGGTTCCCAACATTAAGCTGCCCAGTGATGTCGTTTATTATGATGTGAATGACGATGATTAAGGACACTTGTATTTGAAGTTTTCTAAAATAACAGATTCGTATTTTTGGAATTCAAGATGTAATAACCCGCTCAATGAGCGGGTTTTTAGTTCGATTTTATAGGTTACTGTATGTGCCATATCCCTTTTAGACGGTTAATGGTATGAACCCATTTAGAAGCTCGCGGCTTACAAACGGTGTTTTGATTCCCGAAGAAACCAATTTCTGATACAGCTGCACTTGCAGGCAGCGCTTGGATCCAATTCACTTTAACAATGAATTCTGCACGATCATCATCGTGTAAAAACTCTTTGAAGTAATTTGCTTTGCTGCTGAGTTGATATATCGTTTGCTCTACTCCATCCTGCGGGAAGAACACTTCGTCTGCTTTTTTTGCTGTATCCGTTACAGTACCTACACCAACATACCCTACACTTGGAATATTGGCCCAAACACGATCTCCAATTGATAGTTGATTAAGTGTACGTGAGTACCATTCCCCACCACCACCTGATATAAATCCATACGTCAAGGCATCCGACCAACTACGATTTGTTCCATCCCCGAAAGAAACATAATATTCTCCGTTCCAGGGCTCTTTATCTTTAACTACATTTGATGCATTATCTAAAGTCTCTTGGGGGTCAATCATCCATGCACGACTTATGTATTTCGTTGAGTCCTCCTCAAAGACAGTGAAGAAGATAACATTGATTGGAATTAGGGAGTCACTAAGATACTCCACAATTCTCTCCGTACTTGAATCTAATTCAGCTGCTACAATAACAATCTGGTGGGAATGATTGATATTTTCCTCTTCAAGTTTAACCTTAAATTTATTATAATACGCATCCTCTAGACTATGTTGATACTGAGGATATTTAGCTATATACGACTCATATATTACAGATATTTGACTTGCTGACAAGCCTTTAACCCACGAGGCATAATCCAGCCCCTGTGCAACAACCTCCCGACTAGTTTTATGTTTCTTTAATTCAATAATAATGATAGATCCGCTGTTATCAATTGCTAATAAATCAATGTATGTATTAAACTCTGTCAGGACCTGTCTTCCAATGATGAGCCAATTGTCGTCCAATACAGCAGGATTGGATTGAATGATCTCCTCAAGTTCAATTTCCAAATCTAAAGTTACATTTTTTACGAGTCTAACGTCACTTCCAGAAACTCTCCAAATTCCATGTTTTATCGCCAACATGCTCAACTCATTTCAAATTTATTTTTTCGCTCTCTACATAAATATGCAATCCGACCTTTCTTATCATATCATGCAAAAGTGAGTTTTTCTTTTATTTGTATCTCAAAAATTGAAGAGATCTAAAATGATATGGATGCTGTAATTAAAAGAGCGTTTCACAGCATTGCTATAGGACAATAATGTATGATTCCAGAGTACATAAATACTTTTATTGACTATTAATTTAACTTTATTTTTAATATTATTTAATTTTACTTTAACTTTATTGAATATAATGTTATTATAGATTTAAAAGGAGGGGAATTATGGAAAGAAGGAATTTGCCTGACTGGGTGATGTCCTTGGAAAATGAGGATCTCGAGTTCATAAAGAAATTTGTTCTCAAATCAGGCTCTCTGAAGGAGATAGCAAAAATATATGAAGTTTCATACCCGACAGTTCGAATTAAACTCGACCGCTTAATAGAAAAAATAAAAGCAAATGAAGCCGAAGAGAATGAAGATTTTATCAAATTCATTAAGCATTTATCCATTGACGACCGGATCAGTCTAGAAGATGCAAAATTAATTATTGAAAAATATAAATCGGAAAGGAACGATAATCGATGACTGACCTATATAACCTACTTATCATCGTTGGTATATTAGCAGCTCAATACTTACTGTCCACTCGAAATAATGTCCTCTGGGGAGCCATTATCCCTCTTGCTTACATTGCTTTCTCTACGTGGATGTTCGTTACAGACCGGTACGAGAGTGTTCTAAGCTATACGCTGTATTTGCTCTTGGGATTGATCTTCCTCATCTCGGAAT harbors:
- a CDS encoding DNA cytosine methyltransferase codes for the protein MEFKKGELFNGPGGFALGAAMAKVTANGTEYSVKHKWSNDYKEDTCNTYRHNICPNQPETVHHGDVRELDLTQLGEIDCFIYGFPCNDFSLVGEKKGIDGTFGPLYTYGIKVLNHYRPKWFIAENVGGLQSANDGQAFIQILKEMRDAGYRLTPHLYNFADYGVPQARQRIIIIGFRDDLNMEYHVPAPTHGPGRALPYRTASDALLDPPISSDAYNHEFTRHTQKVIDMLNHIPPGENAWYQGIPESLQLNVKGARMSQIYRRLHPDSPSYTVTGSGGGGTHMYHWSEPRALSNRERARIQTFPDDFIFTGGKESVRMQVGMAVPPLGAKVIVESVLKTYAGVSYESVKPKWDIDQLLSQTTLKELVIV
- a CDS encoding restriction endonuclease PLD domain-containing protein — protein: MRLLCSDILPLRIEDPQKAFIDYFNEAASSCDHLEIAVGYVSKASLKELGRIVEEYRIKKVCLTIGMYFLEGMPEGTYHTAVSLHEAWQNSDIDGEVRIVRAFSYHGKLYTFYKEGQPIAGIIGSQNLGAIKLEASNLRQYEVAAVTEVPEEIEELTGIISKLKRPNCSVPIQDVHIKLLREVNRELVDQEFVTRVSSDEVTAYQNQKTDISFEIPLKVPSNHDDPQMRGSNINVCYARGRKRVWWEVEIVVGKEIRDLPGYPEYQVPFMVVTDDGWKFQVWTCGQNNKNLYSKDDLKIMGRWIKGRLAAAGLIESINQVEADTLFEGLITEETLEKYGRKSLTLTKTALTTTIDNGTEIDVWLLSFLPHTNDDRELLL
- a CDS encoding Z1 domain-containing protein; this translates as MSYLESYLQTIIERGNVQLAESIQKTVNDVVPAYLENFSFCDHEVGLLFGNVQSGKTGQMFGLVAAASDLGFPVFIILTTDNVLLQQQTIHRVRTDLQQFCICDEYDSETFNRNSLMKPTIIVLKKNVNTLRQWSNILASTGFMKGNALFIIDDEADAASLNTLVNKSRKSSINKYLDEIKSRAACSIYLQVTGTPQAILLQTMASGWHPYFTYYFRPGRGYLGGDFFFPQYEEPRSVVFTDTSENPLKAAVISHLMASSQILISGGKVCNFLIHPSVRQAVHTQFQNEVYRELQFCTENIDDPAFILALRQEFDRAQPEKYERKSFENVYANIKRLLINHQVNVLVMNGSSTVTSEQYESGSNIIIGGNTLGRGVTFPGLHTIFYTRTAKKPQADTMWQHSRMFGYDRDQGLMRVFIGQELYKLFSDINATNNSIISQVERGLKHIKMFYPEGLNPTRKNVLDHKKVSMISGGTNYYPFTPDNNTIEDLNQLLQRFDDTEDYYQVSLRLMIEILIHMTSESDFRIHAFVSIINSMLADNPTSQGILLVRRNRNVAKGTGAMLSSNDWQLGASVQDKVVLTVYQMTGEKGWNGRKLWVPNIKLPSDVVYYDVNDDD
- a CDS encoding endonuclease NucS domain-containing protein; the protein is MLAIKHGIWRVSGSDVRLVKNVTLDLEIELEEIIQSNPAVLDDNWLIIGRQVLTEFNTYIDLLAIDNSGSIIIIELKKHKTSREVVAQGLDYASWVKGLSASQISVIYESYIAKYPQYQHSLEDAYYNKFKVKLEEENINHSHQIVIVAAELDSSTERIVEYLSDSLIPINVIFFTVFEEDSTKYISRAWMIDPQETLDNASNVVKDKEPWNGEYYVSFGDGTNRSWSDALTYGFISGGGGEWYSRTLNQLSIGDRVWANIPSVGYVGVGTVTDTAKKADEVFFPQDGVEQTIYQLSSKANYFKEFLHDDDRAEFIVKVNWIQALPASAAVSEIGFFGNQNTVCKPRASKWVHTINRLKGIWHIQ
- a CDS encoding DUF2089 family protein, translating into MERRNLPDWVMSLENEDLEFIKKFVLKSGSLKEIAKIYEVSYPTVRIKLDRLIEKIKANEAEENEDFIKFIKHLSIDDRISLEDAKLIIEKYKSERNDNR